In a genomic window of Chrysemys picta bellii isolate R12L10 chromosome 1, ASM1138683v2, whole genome shotgun sequence:
- the FGF23 gene encoding fibroblast growth factor 23 encodes MSQPSQCSRLDFMLFLLCSFKAIAAFPNFSPLLNPSWGNTDSLMHLYTSTEKNSFHLQINPDGYVDGTPHQSIYSALMIKSEHAGYVVITGVKSGRYLCMDVKGNIFGSHYFSQEDCIFKQRTLENGYDVYQSPKYNFLVSLGRAKQAFFPGMNPPPYSQFLPRRNEIPLIRFNTPEPHRHTRNADIDPLQILIPQGEAFDTGPQRLQTHFAHLPREPMRINPNDVVNPDDPLAMMDVRRNGSPRFYNTR; translated from the exons ATGTCACAGCCCAGTCAGTGCAGCCGCTTGGACTTCATGCTGTTTCTGCTATGCAGCTTCAAGGCTATTGCTGCCTTTCCCAACTTCTCTCCACTGCTGAATCCCAGCTGGGGAAACACAGACAGCCTGATGCACTTGTACACATCTACTGAgaagaacagcttccatctgcAAATCAACCCCGATGGTTATGTTGATGGCACACCTCACCAATCCATTTACA GTGCCCTAATGATCAAATCTGAGCATGCTGGCTATGTGGTGATAACTGGTGTAAAGAGTGGGCGCTACCTATGTATGGATGTTAAAGGAAATATCTTTGGATCG CATTACTTCAGTCAAGAGGACTGCATATTTAAACAAAGAACACTAGAAAATGGATACGATGTGTACCAATCTCCCAAGTACAACTTTCTGGTCAGCCTGGGCAGGGCTAAACAAGCTTTCTTCCCTGGTATGAATCCACCACCATACTCCCAGTTTTTGCCCAGGAGAAATGAAATCCCTCTGATCCGATTTAACACACCTGAACCCCACAGGCACACTAGAAATGCAGACATTGATCCCCTCCAGATTTTGATCCCACAGGGAGAAGCCTTTGACACAGGACCTCAGAGGTTGCAGACTCACTTTGCTCACCTGCCTAGAGAACCCATGAGAATCAATCCAAATGATGTGGTCAACCCAGATGACCCACTCGCCATGATGGATGTCAGAAGGAATGGAAGTCCGCGCTTTTACAATACAAGATAG